In Candidatus Dependentiae bacterium, a single genomic region encodes these proteins:
- a CDS encoding DUF58 domain-containing protein — MVSKDVRKRIRQIEIHTKRLLRGSLVGQSSSAVKGSGLEFDQIREYQQGDDVRYIDWKSSARMDKLMIRQYIEERSRSIVLAVDISGSSFFSSGVKTKYQVMQEVAAVIALAGEMAKDRIGLLLFSDEVELFIPPNSGQKHVRYLLEQLFSYAPKRKKTSVTTALEYVAKFRIKDAVVFLISDFISPSFEKALSIVAKRYELIAVRCLDKNEREMPRVGFLPMVDDETGVMTIVNLGSKKARVNRFCHERLLNQNRIFSTYGIDLLEVKIAQPYIQEMVRFFKKRMLY, encoded by the coding sequence ATGGTAAGCAAAGATGTTCGCAAGCGTATTCGTCAAATTGAGATTCATACTAAGCGATTGTTGCGCGGTTCATTAGTTGGTCAAAGTAGCTCAGCAGTTAAAGGTTCAGGGCTTGAATTTGATCAAATTCGTGAGTATCAACAAGGTGATGATGTAAGATATATCGATTGGAAGAGTTCTGCTCGTATGGATAAATTGATGATACGTCAATATATTGAAGAGCGTAGTCGCAGTATTGTTTTAGCGGTGGATATTTCCGGTTCCAGTTTTTTCAGTTCCGGTGTGAAAACAAAATATCAAGTTATGCAGGAGGTCGCTGCAGTTATTGCATTAGCCGGTGAAATGGCAAAAGATCGTATTGGGTTATTACTTTTTTCAGATGAAGTTGAGTTGTTCATTCCTCCAAATAGCGGTCAAAAACATGTACGTTATCTGCTTGAACAATTATTTAGTTATGCACCAAAACGAAAGAAAACTTCTGTTACTACTGCGCTTGAATATGTAGCAAAATTTCGCATAAAAGATGCGGTTGTATTTCTGATTTCTGATTTTATTAGTCCTTCATTTGAAAAAGCACTGAGTATTGTTGCAAAGAGATATGAGCTTATTGCCGTACGTTGTTTGGACAAAAATGAACGTGAAATGCCTCGTGTTGGTTTTTTACCCATGGTAGACGATGAAACAGGTGTTATGACTATTGTAAATTTAGGATCGAAAAAAGCGCGTGTAAACAGATTTTGTCATGAACGCCTTTTAAATCAAAATCGAATATTTAGTACGTATGGTATTGATTTGCTTGAAGTTAAAATTGCTCAGCCATACATACAAGAGATGGTTCGTTTCTTCAAAAAGCGTATGTTGTATTGA
- the serS gene encoding serine--tRNA ligase: MIDLSLLRKEPEKTVALLQKKDPDFDAQRLYELDKQVSSLRLEIESLCQKKNELAQQAKSGVTPEIREQSIAVGKELKEKQAQLDVIEPEFKRHWMFAPNLPFNDIPEGNKEANKVVKMVGEKPHYDFQVQNHLDLGNKLGWFDFEASARMSGSNFPLYKGDAVRLIYSLASFMYKHNMKHGYEPILPSYLVNESALEVASNFPKFRDQVYEIGEDNLFLTPTAEVNLTNLYKDQILSVEQLPVRMTSWTSCFRREAGGYGAQERGLIRIHQFEKIELYTIAEPEKADKEQERMLTCAEEILQKLGLHYRVSLLAAQDCSFPSAKTYDIEVWLPGQKEYYEVSSCSNCTDFQARRGKIRYRKSAGSKPTLVHTLNASSLALPRLMVAIMETYQQEDGTIAIPEILKEQSFF, encoded by the coding sequence ATGATAGATTTAAGTTTGCTGCGTAAAGAACCTGAAAAAACAGTTGCATTACTTCAAAAGAAAGATCCCGATTTTGATGCACAAAGATTATATGAATTAGATAAACAGGTTAGTTCTTTGCGTCTTGAAATTGAATCGTTATGCCAGAAAAAAAATGAATTAGCTCAACAAGCTAAGTCCGGTGTCACGCCGGAAATTCGTGAACAGTCTATTGCAGTGGGCAAAGAGCTTAAAGAAAAACAGGCCCAATTAGATGTGATTGAACCGGAATTTAAAAGACATTGGATGTTTGCTCCAAATTTACCTTTTAATGACATTCCTGAAGGAAATAAAGAAGCAAATAAAGTGGTCAAAATGGTTGGTGAAAAACCACATTATGATTTTCAAGTGCAAAATCATCTTGATTTGGGCAACAAGTTGGGTTGGTTTGATTTTGAAGCTTCAGCGCGTATGAGTGGAAGTAATTTCCCTTTATATAAAGGTGATGCCGTTCGCTTGATCTATTCACTTGCAAGTTTCATGTATAAGCACAATATGAAACATGGTTATGAACCTATTTTGCCATCATATTTAGTTAATGAGTCAGCTCTTGAAGTTGCAAGTAATTTCCCTAAATTTAGAGATCAAGTTTATGAGATTGGTGAAGATAACCTTTTTTTGACACCAACTGCTGAAGTTAATTTAACTAACCTATATAAAGATCAAATTTTATCAGTAGAGCAGTTGCCGGTGCGCATGACATCTTGGACCAGTTGTTTTAGACGTGAAGCCGGTGGCTATGGCGCACAAGAACGAGGCCTTATTCGTATCCATCAATTTGAAAAAATTGAACTGTATACTATTGCTGAACCGGAAAAAGCAGATAAAGAACAGGAGCGTATGTTGACATGTGCAGAAGAAATTTTACAAAAGCTCGGTTTGCATTATCGGGTAAGTTTATTAGCTGCGCAAGATTGCTCATTTCCATCGGCAAAAACATATGATATTGAAGTTTGGTTGCCGGGACAAAAAGAGTATTATGAGGTTTCATCTTGTAGTAATTGCACTGACTTTCAAGCACGACGTGGCAAAATTCGCTATCGTAAAAGCGCAGGAAGTAAACCGACATTGGTGCATACATTAAATGCATCTTCATTGGCATTGCCACGATTAATGGTTGCAATAATGGAAACCTATCAACAAGAAGATGGCACTATTGCGATTCCTGAAATTCTAAAAGAGCAGTCATTTTTTTAA